The genomic segment CGACCACGACGTCGTTCGGCAATGGGGGCGCGCGGCGGTGAGCGGCGGCGCGCCCGTGTCCCGGTCGGGCGCGTGCGTGTCGTCACGACTCGAAGGAGAGGGACGCGCATGTCGGTGAAACGGTGGTTCGCACAGCTCACCGCCGTGTTGCTCGTGGTTGCGGGCGGCACTGCCGGCACCACCATCGTCGCCGTGGCGGCACCTACGGCCGCGCTGGCGGGCCCCACGCTGGTGTACCAGGAGAACGACGTGGTGCACGTGATCGCGTCGCCGGGCGCGGTGAACGACATCCGCACCTCCGGGGAAACGGACGAGTTCCTTGTGGTGGAGGAGTTGGCCACCTCGATGGTGGTCGGCGACGGCTGCACGAAGTACACCGACCACAAGGTGAGATGCCACATGGAGACCGACTGGACGAGCCTGGAGATCGATGCCGGCGACAAGAACGACTCACTGGACATCCAGTTTCGGACCTGGTCCACGGACGTGTGCAAGGCGAACGGCGCCGCGGGTGACGACACGATCCGGGTGTCCGGCTGCACGGCCCTCGGAGATGCCGGAAACGACACCATTCGTGTCATGGAGAGTGCGAACGTGCAGGCCGGGCTGGGGAACGACCGGATCATCGTCAGCTATACCGCCACCGGCACCGCGCGCAACGTCTCGGGCGGCCCCGGCAAGGACGTGGTCAACTTCGCCGCCGCGACCGGTCCGGTGTCGGTCACGCTGGACGACGCACGCAACGACGGGCAGGAGGGATACCAGACCATCGACATCCGCTCCGACGTCGAGGACCTGGAAGGCGGTCCCTACGGCGACGCCTTCGTCGGTTCCGCCATCGCCAACAACCTGGACGGCGGCGCGGGCAACGACCTGATCCTGGGCGGCGAGGGCGCCGACACCCTGATCGGCGGATCGGGCAACGACGAACTCCACGGCGATGGCGGCTTGGACACGCTCAACGGCGGATTGGGCATCGATCGATGCGACGTCGGCGCCGGCGGCGGAACCCGCATCGACTGCGAACTCCCCTGAACCCGCGCACACCCGCCGGGCGGCCGGAACCACGTACCCGTCCGCCCGGCAAATCCGCACGCCGCGCACGCCGCCCACCCGGCGCTCGGGCACCACGTTCGGACGATCCTCGACGACTGCCACCGGGAGGGGATCGACGCCGGCGGTACCCGCGAACCGCCGCGGGGCGGACCCGGCGTCGAGCCCGGGTCCGCCTCGGTCGTCCGGGGTCGGGCATTCCATCACTTGGGGATGTCAAGTCGGGTGGCTGTCGAACGTTGACCGTGGTGGGCCCGGGCGGTGGCTTCGTCATAGTGGGTGCGGTCCCGAGACAGCCATGAAGGATGCCGATGAGGCGGTTGCCGACCTGCCGCAGGGCGGGGTTGTAGTCGAGGTCGCGGGCACGCTGCTTGTCGTAGTAGCGGCGGCCCCGGGCGAGTTCTGCAGCGCGCGGAACACCTGTCGTTGGAGGGCGTCGGAGAGCCAGTTGTCGCGGACGTAGCGGGCCTGGACGGTGTGGACCTTGCCGGAGGCCCGGGTGATCGGGTCCGTGCCGGCCTGGTTCTTCCCGGCCTTCACGGACGCGTGGCGGGTGGGGTCGCCGCCGAACTCGGCCGACAGCCTCGGCCTGACGATCCGATT from the Embleya scabrispora genome contains:
- a CDS encoding calcium-binding protein, whose product is MSVKRWFAQLTAVLLVVAGGTAGTTIVAVAAPTAALAGPTLVYQENDVVHVIASPGAVNDIRTSGETDEFLVVEELATSMVVGDGCTKYTDHKVRCHMETDWTSLEIDAGDKNDSLDIQFRTWSTDVCKANGAAGDDTIRVSGCTALGDAGNDTIRVMESANVQAGLGNDRIIVSYTATGTARNVSGGPGKDVVNFAAATGPVSVTLDDARNDGQEGYQTIDIRSDVEDLEGGPYGDAFVGSAIANNLDGGAGNDLILGGEGADTLIGGSGNDELHGDGGLDTLNGGLGIDRCDVGAGGGTRIDCELP